The Exiguobacterium aurantiacum DSM 6208 genome includes a window with the following:
- the pstC gene encoding phosphate ABC transporter permease subunit PstC, with translation MNQPNKGFSIREMIESNKQKKYSTTNVFDKVMPFLLFLSAFVSVVTTIGIALTLGFELFKFFERVPVREFLGSTEWYPLSADPRFGVWALVAGTLKIAVIAMVVAVPLGLASAIYLSEYASERARTILKPILEVLAGVPTIVFGFFALSFVTPILQSLIPGLKIYNALSPGIVVGIMIIPMIASISEDAMSAVPKKIRDGALGLGATRLEVAIKIVMPAALSGIIASIVLAMSRAIGETMIVTIAGGSQPNFEFNPLNAIQTMTAYIVQIAKGDAGYGTIEYYSIYAVGALLFIFTLVMNLFANWMTRRFREEY, from the coding sequence ATGAATCAACCAAACAAAGGTTTTTCGATTCGAGAGATGATTGAATCAAATAAACAAAAGAAATACAGTACGACGAACGTATTTGATAAAGTTATGCCGTTCTTATTATTCTTGAGCGCATTCGTGTCGGTCGTCACGACAATCGGCATCGCCTTGACGCTTGGATTTGAACTGTTCAAGTTTTTCGAACGTGTCCCGGTACGCGAATTTTTAGGGTCAACCGAATGGTATCCGCTTAGTGCCGATCCGCGATTTGGTGTATGGGCACTTGTCGCCGGTACGCTTAAAATTGCAGTCATCGCGATGGTGGTGGCGGTGCCACTTGGTCTCGCGTCTGCCATTTATTTGAGTGAGTATGCGTCTGAACGGGCGCGGACGATCTTAAAGCCGATTCTTGAAGTGCTCGCGGGTGTTCCGACAATCGTCTTCGGATTTTTCGCCTTGTCGTTCGTGACGCCGATCTTGCAATCGCTCATCCCCGGACTGAAGATTTATAACGCGCTCAGCCCAGGGATCGTTGTCGGAATCATGATCATTCCGATGATTGCCTCCATCTCTGAAGATGCGATGAGCGCCGTTCCGAAAAAAATTCGTGACGGAGCGCTCGGTCTCGGTGCGACACGGTTAGAAGTAGCAATCAAAATCGTCATGCCGGCTGCTTTGTCTGGAATCATCGCCTCAATCGTCCTCGCAATGAGCCGAGCGATTGGGGAAACGATGATCGTGACGATCGCGGGTGGATCTCAACCGAACTTCGAGTTCAATCCGCTCAACGCGATTCAGACGATGACGGCTTATATCGTTCAAATCGCCAAAGGCGACGCCGGGTATGGCACGATTGAATATTACAGCATCTATGCGGTCGGTGCGCTTCTTTTCATCTTTACGCTCGTGATGAACTTGTTCGCGAACTGGATGACGCGCCGCTTCAGAGAGGAGTACTAA
- the pstA gene encoding phosphate ABC transporter permease PstA, with protein sequence MALPNSEFKNTKNYIDHETVSRRIKSRLRLNEVFKYIFLAGLVFALLVLSTLIYDVVTKGGGWVNLDFLRNFPSRRAAQAGLYPALIGTLWLMMLIVPMVFIVGVGAAIYLEEYAPKNRITSFIEVNISNLAGVPSIVFGLLGLTFFVRTAGFGNSVLTGALTLGLMSLPIVIVASQEALRSVKMELRHASLALGASKWQTTFNVVLPSALPGIITGIILAVSRAIGETAPLIMIGAATFISTTPNNIFSDFTALPIQIYNWTSRPQAEFQNLAAAGIIVLMTVLITMNSAAIYIRNKYTNRH encoded by the coding sequence ATGGCTTTGCCGAACAGTGAGTTCAAGAATACGAAGAACTATATCGATCATGAGACGGTCTCCCGTCGAATTAAAAGTCGATTACGATTGAATGAAGTTTTCAAATATATCTTTTTGGCAGGACTCGTGTTTGCCTTGCTCGTCTTATCGACACTCATTTATGACGTCGTCACAAAAGGTGGCGGTTGGGTCAACCTTGACTTCCTCCGTAACTTCCCGTCACGCCGTGCGGCCCAGGCTGGTCTTTATCCAGCCTTGATTGGAACGCTATGGCTCATGATGCTCATCGTGCCGATGGTATTCATCGTCGGTGTCGGTGCCGCGATTTATTTAGAAGAATACGCCCCGAAAAATCGGATCACATCGTTCATCGAGGTGAATATCTCGAACTTAGCCGGTGTTCCGTCAATCGTTTTCGGTTTGCTTGGATTGACGTTCTTCGTCCGGACAGCAGGGTTCGGTAACTCGGTGTTGACCGGTGCGTTAACACTTGGCTTGATGAGTCTACCGATCGTCATCGTCGCCTCGCAAGAAGCGCTTCGTTCCGTCAAAATGGAACTGCGTCACGCCTCGCTCGCCCTCGGTGCCTCGAAGTGGCAGACGACGTTCAACGTCGTATTGCCGTCGGCGCTCCCGGGCATCATCACGGGCATCATTTTGGCAGTGTCTCGCGCTATCGGTGAAACAGCGCCGCTCATCATGATCGGTGCCGCTACGTTCATATCGACGACGCCGAATAATATTTTCTCTGATTTTACGGCACTTCCGATTCAAATCTATAACTGGACGAGCCGTCCGCAAGCTGAATTCCAAAACTTGGCCGCCGCAGGTATCATCGTCTTGATGACTGTACTCATCACGATGAACTCAGCCGCAATCTATATTCGGAACAAGTACACGAACCGACATTAA
- the pstB gene encoding phosphate ABC transporter ATP-binding protein PstB, producing the protein MQKDSAYVVNNLNLWYGDDQALIDVNLDIKKNEVTAIIGPSGCGKSTFIKTLNRMVELIPSVRTNGEILYHGRNIFDRDYRVEDLRTSVGMVFQQPNPFPKSVYDNVAYGPRTHGIKNKKVLDEIVERSLRGAAIWDEVKDRLNENAYGLSGGQQQRLCIARTLAIEPDVILMDEPTSALDPISTLKVEELVQELKEKYSIIIVTHNMQQAARVSDKTAFFLNGEVVEFDATDKIFSNPTDKRTEDYISGRFG; encoded by the coding sequence ATGCAAAAAGATAGCGCCTACGTCGTGAACAATTTGAACTTATGGTATGGCGACGACCAGGCACTCATTGATGTCAACTTGGACATTAAAAAGAATGAAGTGACGGCGATCATCGGTCCGTCGGGTTGTGGGAAGTCGACGTTCATCAAGACGTTGAATCGCATGGTCGAACTAATCCCGTCGGTTCGTACGAATGGCGAGATTTTATATCACGGACGCAACATCTTTGACCGCGATTATCGCGTCGAAGATCTTCGGACGTCGGTCGGAATGGTGTTCCAACAACCGAACCCGTTCCCGAAATCGGTATATGACAACGTGGCGTACGGTCCCCGCACGCACGGCATCAAAAACAAGAAAGTGCTCGATGAGATCGTCGAACGGTCGCTCCGCGGTGCTGCGATTTGGGATGAAGTGAAAGATCGATTGAACGAGAACGCCTATGGTCTCTCGGGTGGTCAGCAACAGCGTCTCTGTATCGCCCGCACGCTAGCCATCGAACCTGACGTCATCCTAATGGACGAACCGACATCGGCGCTCGACCCGATCTCGACGCTCAAAGTCGAGGAGCTCGTCCAAGAGTTAAAAGAAAAGTATTCAATCATCATCGTCACACACAACATGCAACAAGCAGCTCGTGTATCGGACAAAACGGCATTCTTCTTGAACGGCGAAGTCGTTGAGTTCGATGCGACGGACAAAATCTTCTCGAATCCAACTGACAAACGGACTGAAGACTATATTTCTGGCCGGTTCGGTTAA
- the phoU gene encoding phosphate signaling complex protein PhoU: MAQNRTFFDTKLIELEDKVVHLANLTMRQTATAIEVLEKHDLTLARTVIDNDNELDDLELTINDEAILLIAKQQPVATDLRRLIVTMKSATDLERIADYATNIAKAVTRIEHVPYVLDIKPLKQMAEQLIDMLELATRAYRKGEVSRVRELNEMDKVIDDLNLQVIKQYIGYLPTMTIGTNDVYEFSNIARYLERMGDHVTNFGEHLIFLEKGKHYDLNQ, from the coding sequence ATGGCACAAAATCGCACATTTTTTGATACGAAGTTGATTGAATTAGAAGACAAAGTCGTCCATTTGGCGAATTTGACGATGCGTCAAACGGCCACGGCCATCGAAGTGCTCGAAAAACACGACCTCACGCTCGCGCGGACCGTGATTGACAATGACAATGAACTCGATGACCTTGAGCTCACCATTAACGACGAAGCAATCTTGTTGATTGCGAAACAACAACCGGTCGCGACCGATTTGCGCCGTTTGATCGTGACGATGAAATCGGCGACGGACTTGGAGCGGATCGCCGATTACGCGACGAATATCGCCAAAGCGGTTACGCGCATCGAACACGTCCCGTACGTGCTCGATATTAAGCCGCTCAAACAGATGGCGGAACAGTTGATCGACATGCTTGAATTGGCGACGCGCGCGTACCGCAAAGGTGAAGTGAGCCGCGTCCGTGAGTTGAACGAGATGGACAAAGTCATCGATGATTTGAACTTGCAAGTGATCAAGCAGTATATTGGTTATTTGCCGACGATGACGATCGGTACGAACGACGTGTATGAGTTTTCAAACATCGCACGCTATCTCGAACGGATGGGTGATCACGTCACCAATTTCGGCGAACATTTGATTTTCCTTGAAAAAGGGAAACATTATGATTTAAATCAGTGA
- a CDS encoding DUF4912 domain-containing protein: MEEKIVSLKQQGLTLKQIAEQLDMPIGKVQYAWRKWRAQHGEATTAAATPKRKTEGKKSMKPKTKATPATSVKQVASTLQPDASNQSPLLDHAPDGFWKLPDRYDADLMHAVVQSPNAVYVFWEVSNDVKETLAMQFMRPWEDLPKAFRILDVTLLDYTSGHANRSYTFELPEMTNSWFVRPLDPNTTYVFEFGIRTMEGEFLPLVASAPLDTPRAEPAGVGRFAEPVRRWQYGEVESPELLDTLPKYAAYRFVR, encoded by the coding sequence ATGGAAGAGAAAATCGTATCCTTGAAACAACAAGGACTTACGTTAAAACAGATTGCAGAACAATTAGATATGCCAATCGGAAAAGTCCAATACGCCTGGCGTAAATGGCGGGCTCAACATGGAGAGGCCACGACAGCTGCCGCTACCCCGAAACGAAAGACCGAAGGGAAGAAATCAATGAAACCAAAAACGAAGGCTACACCCGCTACGTCTGTGAAGCAGGTCGCCTCGACGCTTCAACCTGATGCAAGTAACCAATCCCCGCTCCTCGATCATGCGCCAGACGGCTTCTGGAAGCTCCCAGACCGTTACGACGCCGATTTGATGCATGCGGTCGTTCAATCGCCTAACGCGGTCTACGTGTTTTGGGAAGTGTCTAACGATGTGAAAGAGACGCTCGCCATGCAATTCATGCGTCCGTGGGAAGATTTACCGAAGGCGTTCCGCATTCTCGACGTCACACTCCTTGACTATACGAGCGGTCATGCCAATCGGTCGTACACGTTCGAATTGCCTGAGATGACGAACAGCTGGTTCGTCCGTCCGCTCGACCCGAACACGACATACGTGTTCGAATTCGGGATTCGGACGATGGAAGGCGAATTTTTGCCGCTCGTGGCGTCAGCTCCACTCGACACGCCGCGTGCCGAACCGGCCGGGGTCGGACGATTCGCCGAGCCGGTCCGTCGTTGGCAATACGGTGAAGTCGAGTCACCTGAACTACTCGACACGTTACCTAAATACGCTGCATACCGATTCGTGCGCTGA
- a CDS encoding 1,4-alpha-glucan branching protein domain-containing protein codes for MKPGYFSLVLHAHLPYVRHEEEHRLEERWVYEAISETYIPILWQIDRLKRPLHWTVSISPPVIEMLADPLVQDRYVTHLDEMLELIALELSEGRSEAEVSTLHFYERRYQDLKNTFLHWNKNLNQAFRTYREHGYIDMVTCTATHGFNPHLFTDQAARAEIRSGLNCFERHYGFRPTGIWLPECAYTPGVDRILYEEGVRYTFVDEHALLEADPTPDKGIGAPVYSPNGVALFPRDQIISGKIWSSMIGYPGHPDYREFYRDLAYDRDWEYIQSFMHPEGIRFDTGLKMHRITGDTDEKDYYIRDWAEHQIHNHATDFAQTLEAHLEAHAGQTFPPFLVTAPFDAELFGHWWFEGPEFLGQVAERLEEFGIETITPALFLERHFQDLQTVHVSMNTWGRKGYGDVWINERNEWMLRHLHMMETQLVKDVADYRGTSPLVDRALKQLIRHYVLAVSSDWAFILDGQTTAQYAAERFREHARLFAELETALYEDKLSDQLLDEHYRAYPFLQDEDVEIDTFLSPHDYYVTTEREPEQAAILVLAPEFTGNIIGELGHRVVGEVEARAAEGETVYVLTPHKEGLPEYERHGSVHIYRVRLTSPFLEHVMNQVAAQNIAYVKLVHELVSVVRFKAVHHFDWMTIPAARSLAKSLAVPLYSTMLSFETTRNPHGHGGLFDAIHRIENSVLTDAAAVFVGTDVSIDELASRYAVKDNVKPCLAPDASPYGQNV; via the coding sequence ATGAAACCAGGTTATTTTTCACTCGTCCTTCATGCCCACTTACCGTACGTCCGGCATGAAGAAGAACACCGTTTAGAAGAGAGATGGGTATATGAGGCCATCTCCGAGACATACATCCCGATATTATGGCAAATCGACCGTCTGAAACGGCCGTTGCACTGGACCGTCAGTATTTCGCCGCCAGTCATCGAGATGCTCGCCGACCCGCTCGTGCAAGACCGATACGTCACCCATTTGGATGAAATGCTCGAATTGATCGCCCTCGAGCTGTCCGAAGGCCGAAGTGAGGCGGAAGTCAGTACGCTCCATTTTTATGAACGACGTTATCAAGATTTAAAGAACACGTTCTTGCACTGGAATAAAAATTTAAATCAGGCGTTCCGTACATACCGCGAACACGGTTATATCGACATGGTGACATGTACGGCGACGCACGGATTCAATCCGCATCTGTTCACAGATCAAGCCGCCCGCGCCGAGATTCGGTCCGGACTAAACTGCTTCGAACGCCATTACGGGTTCCGTCCGACAGGGATTTGGCTGCCGGAGTGCGCCTATACGCCTGGCGTGGACCGTATCCTCTATGAAGAAGGGGTTCGTTATACGTTCGTTGATGAGCATGCGCTGCTTGAAGCCGATCCGACACCGGACAAAGGGATCGGCGCGCCGGTCTACTCACCGAACGGCGTCGCGCTGTTCCCGCGTGACCAAATCATCTCCGGAAAGATTTGGAGCTCGATGATCGGTTATCCGGGTCACCCGGATTATCGCGAGTTTTATCGTGACCTCGCCTATGACCGTGATTGGGAGTATATCCAATCGTTCATGCACCCGGAAGGCATCCGGTTCGACACCGGTTTGAAGATGCACCGCATCACCGGGGATACGGATGAAAAAGATTATTACATCCGGGACTGGGCCGAGCATCAGATTCACAACCATGCGACGGATTTCGCCCAGACGCTCGAAGCCCATCTCGAGGCACACGCCGGGCAAACATTCCCGCCATTCCTCGTCACGGCACCGTTTGACGCTGAGCTGTTCGGTCATTGGTGGTTTGAGGGACCAGAATTTTTAGGACAAGTGGCAGAACGTCTCGAGGAATTCGGGATCGAGACGATCACACCGGCCTTGTTCCTTGAACGTCATTTCCAAGATTTGCAGACGGTCCACGTCTCGATGAACACGTGGGGACGGAAAGGCTACGGCGACGTGTGGATCAACGAACGGAACGAATGGATGCTCCGTCACTTGCACATGATGGAGACGCAACTCGTCAAAGATGTTGCCGACTATCGTGGGACGTCTCCGCTCGTCGACCGGGCGCTCAAACAATTGATTCGCCATTATGTACTCGCGGTATCGAGCGACTGGGCGTTCATCTTAGACGGACAGACGACGGCGCAATACGCGGCCGAACGCTTCCGTGAGCACGCTCGTCTGTTCGCCGAGCTGGAGACGGCGCTCTACGAGGACAAACTGTCCGATCAGTTGTTGGATGAGCATTATCGCGCGTACCCGTTCTTGCAAGACGAAGATGTGGAGATCGATACGTTCTTGTCACCGCACGACTACTACGTGACGACCGAACGCGAACCGGAACAAGCGGCGATTCTCGTGTTGGCGCCAGAGTTCACGGGGAATATCATCGGTGAACTGGGCCATCGCGTCGTGGGAGAAGTCGAAGCACGCGCGGCGGAAGGGGAGACGGTTTACGTTTTGACGCCTCATAAAGAAGGGTTACCGGAATATGAGCGTCACGGCAGCGTCCACATTTATCGGGTCCGCTTGACGAGCCCGTTCCTGGAGCACGTCATGAACCAAGTCGCCGCCCAAAACATCGCCTACGTGAAACTCGTGCATGAGCTCGTGAGCGTCGTCCGTTTCAAAGCGGTCCATCATTTCGATTGGATGACGATCCCGGCGGCACGTTCACTTGCGAAGTCACTTGCCGTTCCGTTATACTCAACTATGTTGTCCTTTGAAACGACGCGCAACCCGCATGGTCATGGCGGCTTGTTCGACGCGATTCATCGAATTGAGAACAGTGTGCTCACTGATGCCGCCGCCGTCTTTGTCGGTACGGACGTCTCCATCGATGAACTCGCCTCTCGTTATGCGGTCAAAGATAACGTAAAACCATGCTTGGCGCCCGACGCCTCGCCGTACGGGCAAAACGTTTGA
- the rpmG gene encoding 50S ribosomal protein L33, which translates to MGVKEMRVKITLACTETGDRTYITKKNKRNNPERLELRKYNPRLRRHTLYREVK; encoded by the coding sequence ATGGGAGTGAAAGAAATGCGCGTTAAAATCACACTAGCTTGCACAGAAACAGGCGATCGCACGTACATCACGAAGAAAAACAAACGTAACAACCCAGAGCGCCTCGAGTTGCGCAAATACAACCCACGTCTCCGCCGTCACACGCTTTACCGCGAAGTGAAATAA
- a CDS encoding 5-formyltetrahydrofolate cyclo-ligase, which translates to MLDKQTLRHAVHEQIRLLENRAVADAAIIHTVAALPEWRDAESVALTLSFGLEVDTRPLIHLAWQAGKTVLVPKVTKAGLTFHPLKSFDDVEPGVMGILEPTTPRVDASVDLCVVPGRVFDRCGYRIGWGGGYYDRFLTTYPGRTLSIAYDVQVLPEIPIESHDIPVELIVTERELIRCMQSSS; encoded by the coding sequence ATGCTAGACAAACAGACGCTGCGACACGCTGTCCATGAACAGATCAGGCTGCTCGAGAACCGGGCTGTTGCCGACGCGGCCATCATACATACTGTCGCCGCCCTCCCGGAATGGCGCGACGCCGAATCGGTCGCGCTAACATTATCATTCGGGCTTGAAGTCGATACACGTCCGCTCATCCATCTCGCCTGGCAGGCAGGAAAAACGGTGCTCGTGCCGAAAGTAACGAAAGCGGGACTCACGTTCCACCCCTTAAAGTCATTCGATGACGTAGAGCCGGGGGTGATGGGGATTCTTGAACCGACGACCCCTCGTGTCGACGCTTCAGTCGACCTTTGTGTCGTACCGGGACGCGTGTTCGACCGTTGCGGGTACCGCATCGGCTGGGGAGGCGGTTACTATGACCGCTTTTTGACGACGTACCCGGGTCGGACGCTATCGATCGCCTATGATGTGCAAGTGCTGCCGGAAATACCGATCGAATCGCATGATATTCCAGTCGAATTGATCGTGACGGAAAGGGAATTGATCCGATGTATGCAATCTTCCTCGTAA
- a CDS encoding DUF92 domain-containing protein, with amino-acid sequence MYAIFLVTCIVAYAGYRLRSLTLSGALLTVVTGTVIGYGFGWFGLYLLGVFFSTSSLASKYRARDKAPVDDIVEKSGPRDFVQVLANGGIGMLTAIGMVVTSNEAWLYAYIVSIAAATSDTWGSEFGVLAKQKPRSIMTLRPVEPGTSGGVSLFGTVMSIVGAAMIVFATYPFLGLGAMMTFVLIAFGLSGSVVDTLLGATVQRKYRCRVCGKLTEKRLHHNESTAYVSGWRFLGNDAVNFLAIASAAAICFFIFA; translated from the coding sequence ATGTATGCAATCTTCCTCGTAACATGTATCGTCGCCTACGCCGGCTACCGCTTGCGGTCGCTTACGCTCTCCGGGGCTCTATTGACGGTTGTAACCGGTACCGTCATCGGTTATGGGTTCGGATGGTTCGGCTTGTACTTGCTTGGTGTGTTTTTCTCCACGTCCTCACTCGCCTCTAAATACCGTGCCCGCGACAAGGCGCCGGTCGATGATATCGTTGAAAAGTCGGGACCACGCGATTTTGTGCAAGTGCTCGCCAACGGCGGTATCGGGATGCTGACGGCGATCGGTATGGTCGTCACGTCGAACGAGGCGTGGCTCTATGCGTATATCGTCTCGATTGCCGCGGCGACGAGCGACACATGGGGCTCGGAGTTCGGTGTGCTCGCCAAGCAAAAACCAAGGTCCATTATGACGTTGCGCCCAGTCGAACCGGGGACGAGCGGCGGCGTGTCGCTCTTTGGGACGGTCATGTCGATTGTCGGGGCCGCGATGATCGTCTTTGCGACGTACCCGTTCTTAGGCCTCGGAGCAATGATGACGTTCGTGTTGATCGCGTTCGGTTTGAGCGGGAGTGTCGTCGATACGCTACTTGGTGCGACCGTTCAACGCAAGTATCGATGCCGTGTATGTGGCAAGCTGACAGAAAAACGCCTGCATCATAATGAGTCGACGGCGTACGTATCGGGTTGGCGCTTCCTAGGGAACGATGCCGTCAACTTTCTGGCGATCGCTTCGGCGGCGGCGATTTGTTTTTTTATCTTCGCTTGA
- a CDS encoding L-lactate dehydrogenase, whose product METLNHAKVTRVALVGAGAVGASFAYQLTTASLCEELVIIDINKAKAEGEAMDLNHGVSFASSPMRVWAGDYTDCGAADIVVITAGAPQKPGETRLDLVEKNAKIMKSMIADIMGSGFDGIIIIASNPVDIMTHLAWKYSGLPKHRVFGSGTVLDTSRLRYMLGDYFNVDPRNCHAYIMGEHGDTEFAAWSNARIYGKSVEQLLEENDDYSWEDLEDIYVNVRDAAYHIIERKGATYYAIGLGLLRLVKAVLRNENTLLTVGAHLDGEYGLNDIHIGVPAIINRQGVRQVVEIELSEEEKQKMHHSADVLMKTMEPVL is encoded by the coding sequence ATGGAAACATTAAATCATGCAAAAGTAACTCGCGTCGCGCTCGTAGGTGCCGGTGCAGTCGGTGCCAGCTTCGCATATCAATTAACGACAGCTAGCCTCTGTGAGGAACTCGTCATCATCGATATCAATAAAGCGAAGGCTGAAGGGGAAGCGATGGACTTGAATCACGGCGTATCGTTCGCCTCATCACCGATGCGTGTGTGGGCTGGGGACTACACGGACTGTGGCGCTGCTGACATCGTCGTCATCACAGCTGGGGCTCCGCAAAAGCCGGGCGAGACACGTCTTGACCTGGTCGAGAAGAACGCGAAGATCATGAAATCGATGATCGCGGACATTATGGGATCAGGATTTGATGGGATCATCATCATCGCATCAAACCCGGTCGACATCATGACCCACTTGGCATGGAAATACTCAGGTCTTCCGAAACACCGTGTCTTCGGTTCAGGGACGGTGCTCGATACGTCACGTCTTCGTTACATGCTCGGTGACTATTTCAATGTCGATCCACGCAACTGCCACGCCTATATCATGGGGGAGCACGGAGATACAGAATTCGCAGCTTGGAGCAACGCCCGGATTTACGGGAAGTCGGTCGAACAGTTGCTTGAAGAGAACGACGACTATTCGTGGGAAGACCTCGAAGACATTTACGTCAACGTCCGCGACGCGGCGTACCATATTATCGAGCGCAAAGGAGCGACGTACTATGCGATCGGTCTCGGACTTCTCCGTCTCGTGAAGGCGGTACTCCGTAACGAGAACACGCTCTTGACAGTCGGCGCTCACTTGGACGGCGAGTACGGCTTGAACGACATCCACATCGGGGTTCCGGCCATCATCAACCGTCAAGGGGTTCGTCAAGTCGTCGAGATCGAGTTGTCTGAAGAAGAGAAGCAGAAGATGCATCATTCGGCAGACGTCTTGATGAAAACGATGGAGCCAGTTTTATAA
- a CDS encoding rhomboid family intramembrane serine protease: protein MANSFWEDIYHAIEAGGRVEGILEPSRALLLFDTKAGDVYHLYIRTDKAWANHVAMDIEAVMNSFRLARLGREKLRVHVYGEPLVDEERLQTLTFSISAKVTLERHFATEDGSERYRPLALALDKERKAELKRRFAFGKPQAVYFFMFATFLVMWLAESIGSTLDPETLIRFGAKVNPLIDEGEWWRLITPMFLHIGWFHFSINMFALWSLGPLVERMYGSPRFVMIYLLAGLIASTASYALSDAISAGASGALFGLVGALLYFGLRDRSLFMKTLGPPLFIMLGLNVGLAFVLGASLDHSAHAGGLVGGFLMAGAVGLPDEHKQVRRVGFTFAAILLALAFYAYGYYR, encoded by the coding sequence ATGGCGAACTCGTTTTGGGAAGATATTTATCATGCGATCGAGGCAGGGGGACGAGTCGAAGGGATCCTCGAGCCGTCACGTGCACTGTTGTTGTTCGACACGAAAGCTGGCGATGTCTATCACTTGTACATAAGAACAGATAAAGCGTGGGCCAACCATGTCGCCATGGACATCGAGGCGGTCATGAATTCGTTTCGTCTCGCGCGTCTTGGGAGAGAAAAGCTTCGCGTCCACGTTTATGGTGAGCCGCTCGTCGATGAGGAACGGCTGCAGACGCTGACATTCTCCATCTCGGCAAAAGTGACGCTCGAACGGCACTTCGCCACGGAAGACGGGTCCGAACGTTATCGTCCTCTCGCCTTGGCGCTCGACAAAGAGCGAAAAGCCGAGTTGAAGCGACGTTTCGCTTTTGGAAAACCGCAAGCCGTCTATTTTTTCATGTTCGCGACGTTCCTTGTCATGTGGCTCGCTGAATCGATCGGTTCCACGCTCGATCCGGAGACGCTCATCCGGTTCGGGGCGAAAGTCAACCCACTCATCGATGAAGGTGAATGGTGGCGGCTTATCACCCCGATGTTTCTCCATATCGGCTGGTTTCACTTTTCCATCAATATGTTCGCGCTCTGGTCACTTGGCCCGCTCGTGGAACGAATGTACGGCTCGCCGCGCTTCGTGATGATTTACCTGCTCGCTGGGTTGATCGCCTCGACAGCCTCGTACGCGCTCAGTGACGCCATCTCGGCTGGCGCGTCAGGAGCGTTGTTCGGCCTCGTCGGAGCGTTGCTTTATTTCGGACTGCGGGACCGGTCTCTTTTCATGAAGACGCTCGGCCCACCGCTGTTTATTATGTTAGGATTAAACGTAGGACTCGCCTTCGTCCTCGGTGCGAGCTTGGACCATTCTGCTCATGCCGGAGGTCTGGTCGGTGGGTTTTTGATGGCCGGTGCGGTCGGGTTACCGGATGAACACAAACAAGTGCGCCGGGTGGGCTTTACGTTTGCCGCCATCTTGCTTGCACTAGCCTTTTACGCATACGGCTACTATCGATGA